The following DNA comes from Eretmochelys imbricata isolate rEreImb1 chromosome 2, rEreImb1.hap1, whole genome shotgun sequence.
ctTAAAATTAGTAATGTGCTGAATTCGTCTCTTGCTATTTGGGGCATTCACCCATCTACAGATACCATTTACTCTTTTATTTTATGTGCTGATCTCTTTGAGGAGCTGaatttttgtttgcttatttctTTTCTTCAGCCCTGTTTTGTAATTTTGATTATCTATGTTTATATTGTAAGATCTAATCTGCATTACAAATATGGTCTGAATAGGTGTCATTTTTGATCCCTGAATGTGGAATTCTTCCAGAAGCACTGAAAAGAGTTATCACAGACATTGGAGAGTATTACTTGGTGAAGAATTTATCCCTTCATGAATTGGTTACACATGAATTTATCAATACATTTGTGAAGAAAGGTAAGGGGGAGCTAAAAATACATACAGTGAATATGAATGAAACCAAATGTCTTGGCAGTGCTTTCTGGAATACTAAAAAGTGCTTGTGATAacatcagggttttttttctatGAGTTGTTTGGACTGTGACATTCTTAGCATTTGGAAGAGAAGAACAAATACAGAAGTCTGCAtcactctcctcttctctctgctCCCTGGCAGATAGGCTATTATACCTGTTATAGTGCAGAGGAGAAAGGTTAGTGATAGAAGAAATGGTGGAGGATGGACAGAAAACGGGACAAGAGAGCAAGGTCACTGTGGTTCTTTTAAAAATcgaatttccttaattttttaaggATGGGAGAACTAAACAAAGAGAATCCTGTAGTACACTCAGATCAGTTTATTTTGTTCCACCTTAGAGTTCTTGGACAATGTACACTGCTCCTGACAGCATTTACCTTTACAACAGCTTTCCCCACATAATTCTTAACAGGAATGATTTCATAAACAGTAGCTAGAGAGTAAagcattaaacattttaaagcaatAATTCCAAGATTTCAGAATGATATTCTTTGGATTCTAGCTCTAGAGGGCTTGAGGTAACAGTTATTTAGGGTGTGTACAGtgcaaaaaaaaagtgttcttaacTTGGATTAGCTAACTGCGATAGCTAATTTGTgtgaaaatagcagtgaagacagagTAGCTTGGCTTTTactcaggttagcagctcaaATTAAAATCTGTAGGAAGAGGAGCCTAACTGCTAACTCAAGTTAAAAACCAAGTTGCTGTATCTTCACTGATATTTTAATACAAGTTAGCTACCACAGGGTAACTAAtccaagttaagaacacacctgtTTTTTGTAGCGTAAACATATACTAAGGcagtactgggtcgcaacccagtactgggtcacagcATGTAAGGCACTGTGTTGCCTTGCTCTGGTCTGCACTGCCAACCGAGACATCCCgtcggcagtgctgcccagctaaggcaggctagtgcctaccttttccgacaccacgctgtgccccagaagcggccaacAGCATGTCCATCTTCTAGGTGGGGGGCatggggctccatgcgctgcccccgccctgagcaccggctccatACTCCCACTTGTCAGAAATTAGCTAATGGTAgctgggggggcggaggaggggtACGGGCTCAGTGCTTGCAGGCGAGAATCATGTGAAGCCGTTTGCACACCTCCGCGTAAGAGCCAGACCttttgctggctgcttccagggcacagcgcagtccacagtgccaggacaggtgggaagcctgcctctgcagcccagctgtgcagCTGATTGGGAGCCGCTGGAGGTAAGcccgcatcccaacccctgccccagtcctgaggcccccccaaacccagagccccttcctgcaccccaaacctctcattcccagccctaccacagagcctgcacccccagcccagagccctggccccttcctgcaccccaaccccctgccctgggtcgcgggcatcaacaattttcttcaactgggtccccagaaaaaagtttgaaaaacctTGTACTAAGGTACAGCAAGCATTGACTTGTGTTTGTACATGGGTGAAAGGGAGAAGCAAGATGTAAAATCAAAAGTCTTATTAAGGTTTGAGATCTCCTGACCTATCAGGAATAAGAATAGATGAACATGTGTAAGGCCTGTGGCATTCTTTACAGGAATGGAATGAAGGAAGGTTTAGCCCTGGTGCTCTAGCTCAGTTCCATTTGAGTAATTACAGTCTGCCTACCTGAATTCTCCTTGCACTTTCAATTGGGTATGATTTATGGTTTGCTTTATGTCCTGAACTGTAGTGATGTATTGCTGTTATTGTTTAATCGCAGCTGTCTTCCAGCctagaggtgactgcatttcagatATTAGTGAAGTGTTTCTTCTCCATATAGTTTCTAATAATCTTGTGAAGTTCTGGGTCTTTTGTTAAATGTCATTATAGAGATATTAATTATGAATAAAATCTGCAAGTTCCAAAGAAGGCATGTAAATCTGCACATAGAAATGGTTTCTCCCTCTGGTCCTTCTTCCATCTTGAACTTCAAAGATGGAACAACATGTCTCCTGCCTTTGATATTTAACACTCTGAGGAAAAGGCATGTTGATAGCAGACATCCAGGGACATCCACCACTTTGCTGATGCCAGAAAGTTCCCTATTACTTAGGACTCAATCGTGGAGCAAAGCATTTTTTCAAATAAGCTGATTTTAAAGGAAAGTAGTTGTCCCTCCATTAAGGATTAATTACTTGCTAAATTTAGGACCCTCTTTCTTGCTGCTCTTATTCTCTTGAATAGTACTTGTGCCAGCAGTTCCTATTCGAGCAATGGGACCACTCATGTGCCAAGATTACAGGACTGGGCTCTTGATTTTAGAAGATGaaggtggttgtggtacatgactggaaaaaaaaaatgtccacgATAACAACATTGTCCCCTTTATTTTTCAATGTGACCCAATATCTGAAAAATGGTTGGACcaaatttttttctaatttggTGAAAAGAATCACTTCCAGGTTGAAATAAAGTGTTCTAAGTTTGGGCTGGAATGGATTTCATCTGGGTTATAAAACCCTGAAAATGTCACTGTCACATTTGTAGAGGCAACACGAAAGTACCATAGTGGGAGAAGGCTAGTTACTTTCAGTGCAGAAATCAAGCAGGATCTAAACAGCAACTGACTGGTTTATTTATCTTGAGATGAGTCTAACTTAAATATTTCCAGTATATATTTTGAGAACTGTATAACCTTGTGTTTTACTGTTCCTTTGTGTTAAAGGTTCATGCTATGCTCTTACGTACAACACAAAAATTGATCAAGATAATGCTGCTGCTCTACTACCAACTGGTATGAATTCATACTATTCATTATACATAGACATTGACTAATgcctttgatttgttttgtttttacttgggTTTTTGAAAGCGGTACTGTCAACTGGAAAAATCATGAGTACATTTCTTTACCTATGTTTACTAgtaattattaaaatgaaatattaaaaaattaaagttaCTCTTTGTTATTCATGCTCttgatttatttaatttcttacaTCATGGACAGTAAACTCAATTAAGTCAATTTCACTTTTACTCATCATTTCAAATGGTCAGTGCTGCAAACCTTGCGTTGCTAATGCTGTAGAGGAATATTTGTGTGAAAACTCTTTTCACTGGAATTAAAAAAACAGCATTTCTGTTCGTCTGAAACTTTATTAAAGGCTGCTTTTTACAAACTCCAAAATCTAAACCATTTTAAGTTGATGCTGTCCCCTTAAAAAATATAGGTCAGGTGATTTTGGTATATTTCTCAAAATACTATGATGAAGTATTTAGTACTTAAAAGTACTGAGTAATACTTTTCTCAGAGTATAATTAAGCATTTTATGTGTGAGGGTAATGGAGAGCTTTGTTTAGTTTCACTGTTTTCCAAACGTCTTGAGATTTCAACATATTATACAATACATATTACATCAATTACAGTAAAAATGTAAATCTTTTCATATCCTTTTATTTTTAGTCTCATTTGCTAATTGTCATAACCCAGTTGCCAAAAAAAAGCAAGTGTTTGGCAGAGCACAAGTAAACTGAAATTCTTCATGTAAGCTCTTTGCAGTAGGGATATCATCTTTTGTAAATATATATAGCCACTAACCCAATGGAAATCTGATCCTGATTGTGGTCTCTGGGTGCTAGCAACAGGTAAATGTTTCAAAATAATATTCACAGCCATTCTGGAGTCCATGATTTAGACATGTGTGATATCACAGTTCAGTCCTTTTTGACACTCAATATTATTATTTTGTGGTAGTGTCCAAAGACCCCAGCCAGGATcaagggctccattgtgctaaatGCTGTACAGCGGCAAAGGATGGCGCCGTCAATGCACCAAAGTGTTTTCAGTCTAAGCCACAAACCTTCAGACACTTATGTGCCTAACTTTACTCACCTGGgtaggcccattgaagtcaaaaagTTTAAAGCACAGCAGTCGCTTCAAGCATgtgagtgtttgcagaatcagggcctaactgAACACAAGATTCAGTAAATGAATATAACAAACACTAGGAAatagctgggaggagggaagataCAGGTGACAGTAGTAACATGGCAAAATTACATAGGGTAACTGCACCACTCAGGAATTATGTTATTTAGGGTTCACTCATGCTAATTCATAAGACATTTTTGACAACCAACAATAATCTTTTTTAAGGGTTACTCTTTGTGATCCATTTAACTGGAACTGAAGGCGCCTGGATTACATTACTAACACCTAGTGATCCGGGTTTAACTTTATACAGCATGAGACTCTCAAAGACTTAAAAGGGAGCTATGGAAGCGATAACTGGTACTAACAAAAATCCTTGTTGTTCATAGGAAAACTAATTATATCAGTAGACAAGGATACATATGAGGAACTTGGACTACAAGGTCGTCCATCTCAGTATTCTGGTAAAAAAGTCATGAGATATAGTAAGTATTGTTTACACTAACAGCACCTATTCTAATATTAATATCCATTTATAAAGTGTCTTAATAGGACACCAAACTATCTGAGTTTAAGCTTTGATTCCTCTAAATTTGGTTAATCTCTGGGATGTTTTCTCCCTGTGTACACACACCATACACATATTGAGAGAAATATGTAAACTACACAAGTAACAAGAAAAGCACAAATAGAACATATATATTTAATATCTCATTGATATTGTAAGAACTTAATTTctgcatttctttatttatttttaattatatatcCCTTGTATTGCAAAAATGTAGGATGTGAGCATTTTTGCATTTTGTATACTGTATGCAATCTCTGTATCTTTGTCACAAAATAATGTGCCCCTCCCCAgaaacataaatctgtcacatcttcacagcagaaaaacaaaaaaacttaatgAAAGCTTGCACCTAGCAGAATGCTGCAGAAACTGCAAAGAAAAAACCTAAACTTAAGAGACCCCttttgttgagagagagagagaggattttgttttgtgtgtttgtgacACTTAAAATCTTTCTCAGGCAAATTATCCTTTAAATAGCCTCAATGCCTTGCACACGGTAAAGAAAATTTGCAGTTCTTAGCAGATATCCTGTGGACATGCTTAGTGATTTCTAAAAAATCAGTCATAACTCTTTTAGTTCATATCCTCCCCCGCAAACCTAGAAGGGCCGTACATATTGAAAGTTAATTACAAGCAAAGATTAACTTTCAGAGTGCTGTTGGCTTTAAGTTATCTGCATAAAAACAACTAGTAGCAAAATAGGAAATAATGCTAATTCATTGAATTTAAAAAtttcttcagtttttttttttttaaattcatctttGGATTGGGACCAATGGGTGTGGGAAAACAGGCTCATAATGGAAACAGTGCTGAAGCCGTAAGTATGGCTTTTGCTGGTACTGTAAGCTATAGCTTTTTCCTTAAATGCCAATGGTCTGGTgccagtatttttttaaagccactatTTTGGCATGACAGCTCCCCTTTTCTCATTTCCCTCACAAAAGTGAGCTGCTCATTGCTGGTTTTAGAAAGcagataacttaaaaaaaaaaccccaccagacaaacaaaaccccacaacttTCCCTTGATTTCTGCACAGTGAAGCTGAGACACAAACAGAAAAGTTAACAAAAGGCAGCAGTGTAATGTCTTCTCCATCAGCATAAAGAGAGAAAAATCTTCATTTGCAAAATGGAGAGCAACAGCTGTATGACTAAGATTTTGAGAGAATGCTACAAGGCATGGAGGGttactttaaaaggaaaaacaaagtgtATCCATAAAAAGTAGTTGACAACATATTCTAGTACTCTGATAATTTTCATAGAATCTGAATATTAAAGCTGAGCTCTGTTGAGTAAAATTTGCCCATTCATCTTTTACAGTTGTTACCATTGACTTGACTGACTCGGCCTTTGATCCTGATAGTAAGAAACATAAAAGAGTGCTTTGGGCCTTGAAAGAGAAGAAACCTTTAGAATTTGATTTCCTGCTGTCCTGGCATAACACAGGTAATGAGAATGAACTGTAATATTAGAAGAATATTAGAATATTAACTATGGATGACATAAAAttagatgggtgaggtaatatcttttattggaccaacttctgctggtgagagagacaaactttctagcttacaaagagctcttcGTCAGGTCTGGGCTgtgtgaagagctctgtgtaagctacaaagcttgtctctctcaccaacagaagttggtccgataaaagatattacctcactcatcttgtctctgtaatatcctgggaccaacacaactacaacaacactgcatacaccaATAATTAGATATCATTCTTATTTGGATTGTAAACTTGTAATATAGTGGCATTTTGTTACTTAAAGAACAAACTCTTGTTGATGGCACCTCAAAGGTGCAGTGACATGAAGTAAAATTTGTCAGGAAGAAAACTGCAAATTCTGTTTGATTTTGAAATTAGCGTACAACCACTGTATGTCCTGCTATTGGACTTTTGTAAGGCTGGTTACAAATTTTCCATTGAACTGGTTTTTGGccgtttttttttattattattattattttatcaaaaatTTGAAAGTACTGcagtggtgcctcatgggagttgtaactTGTTTGCCTCATGTCCCCATTTTTCTCTGTAGGCCAGGCTCATTGGCCTGGCTTTGTCTGCCATGATTGACTGCCTCCCCTCTCCAAAAGGGGAAACTGTGGTACACTACAGGAGTTGTCCAATATCAACCAGGAAGCCTGGCCTATAAAGGAGAATGGGAGCACAAGGTATTGTGGCAGTATTTccaagtcaaaatattttggttttccacagaaatttttttatgttttgaatttctgctgaaaatttgaaattttccatggggaaaaGTTACCATTTTTCAAGCAGCTCTATGCTGTTCCTCTGACATGTAGAGTACAAGCCCTCTTGTTGGTGGCCTATGTAGAGCATCTCTTCAGGAACAGCCCACAACTATCTTTTTCAGAAGGAGGCTTAgtattgtttttctcctttcatccagggatctcaaagtgTAGGCAGGGACACTATAAAAATTGCTTTTTACCAATTGGATATCTTGCTTGTGAGTCTGTTAATATATCTTGAAGAGATGGTGTGGGAGAAAAGAGGACAGACTCAAAACACAATGTTAGTGATAAACTATATTCAGATGGTGATGTCCTATTTGTAATAAACTGTCATCTAAGCCTCTAAATCTGGTTAATGTTTCGGTGGGATGATCAGACTCTCCATTTGCATTTTtatagagaaagaacaagtggAAAAGCTTAATTTTTCCTTTCCTATGTCAGTGTATTTGGAAACATTAAACAAGTACTCATCCTTGAAGATGTTCCGTAATACAtgagtttaatttttattttgaccAGAGTAAACTGCCTTAACTGTTGCTAATGACAAATTGAACTATACAAATACGGCTCAATAAGGTTTCTCTATAGAGCTTGCTGGATCTGAAACTGTACTTCATTTCCAAGAAAAGAGGAGAAGATGAAAAATCTAGGGCTCTGGCACAGGTAGATAAACAGCATGTAAGCAGTTTTAATTTCAGTACATCATATAGAGCATCTCACACATCTTTCTCTCCTTTACAAATACATGTAAAGGTTTGTTTAGTTTGATGCTCAGTGTTCCTTTGGTGTTGCAGTTTTATAACAACTTTTTGTGGTCTGTGTTGTTAGGTGCAGAAGGATCAACACTGGTGTCATACTTTTCCAAAAATCAAATACAAGCCCATCAACCAAAAACAACATTCAGCACATTAAGAAATTTGCAGTGTCCAGTGCTCCATAGTAATGAACTGCAAGGAAAGTTGGAAGAGTCATGCAGTGCACAGGAACTGTTTGAATGGCTAGGTGCTGTTTGCAACAAAGTTGGTTTGTAAGTATCTGAACTTGCCTtgatcttaaatattttaaaaaaaaccataagCCATAATTTTCTACCTTTGATACCTGACATTAGGCATTTCAGTCTTTAGATACCTTAAATAAGTGACTTGATTTttcacaggtgctcagcacttctgaaaagcagaCCATTTATTTAGAGGtctaaatgtatttaggtgcttcATGGTTGATGCACAACTCTGAAAATGGTAGTGTTGGTGTAGAAAATTTGCACTATCCTTATCCAGATTCTTTCTGTTTTCAGAGACAACAAGTCATTTAGCTTCTTATCAACCTATTGCTGTCCTCAGCCCAGCACAGTAGTGGAGCAAGCCTATTTGTGCACAATCACTGGCTTTATACTCCCAGAGAAGATAATTCAGTTATTGGAACAGCTGTGGTAAGGGCCATCAGAGGTACATTACTATAACATATTTAcaattttaatattttcccctttcaaagtattttacaaagacTAATCTTCAGCACCCCAGAGAGGTAAGTAAAGTATACCATCCCCAATTTAcatatagggaaactgaagcaaggaGGTTAAGGCCAAAATTATCAAAAGTGACAACTGATTTTGAATACCTCAGCTTTGGGTGACCCAACTTTGAGATATTCTAGGAttggtttttttaagtgttaAGCAGCCACAACTCTAGTTGAAGTTGTGGGAGCTCAGCATTTATGAAAATCAGACCCACCTTATGTCATATTGGACAAGTCACAGCCAAATTTTCAACTCCTACAGCAAGTCACGCTGAGTTTTGATTAAAACACAGATGTTCTGGCTCCCAGTCTTAAGACCACTGGACAATGCCTAGCCTTTATTAATATCAGTTTATGATTTGTAGTCTGGTTCCCTTCTGGTGGCTGAAGTACTAATCCACAAAAAGAGTCCATTCACCAGATTTTCTTTCCATATGTCTTCCACACTGACATTGGATTGTTCTATTATCCCAGTCACAAATAATGCCAATTCCCTACAAGATGGTGGCTGGCAGAGGCGGCTCAGAAAAACtggtttctattttaaaaaaacgaACCGAACAAACAAGcaagtatttttaattaaagtacAGCTCACAGTTACATGTGTCAAAGTACATGATACGATATAAATCTTCAGGGGTGAAGTTCTTCATTGTGAAATGGCATTTGgtcctgtttcttttgtttttcattcaaTTTTACATAAACAGTTAACATTAAAATATGTAAACTGAGCAGTctcataaatattttaatttaaggtAATATTAAGCGTCTGAAGGAATGCTAGAGCCTCGGTGCCTCAGCAGGAAAACTACAACCCTTTGTGCTCTCCGTATGTACCTTCTAAAATGGTGTGACACAGTTGGAATTTCTCATataaaacacatttgttttccaATAAGATGCTCATCACACTAGTGGGTGTCCCACATTTCAGTAAACCCAAGAGAGATTTTTAACTCCTTTAGTTATACATTTCCCTTAAGTAGTTAGATCTCTAATTCCATTCTGGTGTACTTCAATATAACTTATTGTTCCATTCTAATTAGAAGctaatg
Coding sequences within:
- the RPP40 gene encoding ribonuclease P protein subunit p40, encoding MSVALRRLRETPRHLLVCEKSHVRHERSRHAAHVQSHAYNCRVSFLIPECGILPEALKRVITDIGEYYLVKNLSLHELVTHEFINTFVKKGSCYALTYNTKIDQDNAAALLPTGKLIISVDKDTYEELGLQGRPSQYSGKKVMRYIVTIDLTDSAFDPDSKKHKRVLWALKEKKPLEFDFLLSWHNTGAEGSTLVSYFSKNQIQAHQPKTTFSTLRNLQCPVLHSNELQGKLEESCSAQELFEWLGAVCNKVGLDNKSFSFLSTYCCPQPSTVVEQAYLCTITGFILPEKIIQLLEQLCCYFDEPKLAQWVTLTVHGFADSPVSWRESEHGFQKGGENLYNFVVFRSLDYWLQMAVGANDDCPP